A single genomic interval of Bradyrhizobium sp. AZCC 1693 harbors:
- a CDS encoding response regulator transcription factor, with amino-acid sequence MAEKVPSRGEIFVVDDDPAVRDTLSMVLTAGGYQVICFADGAALLAIARTRTPACILLDVHIPGKSGLDILRELHGEDYPAPIFMISGQGDIAMAVSAIKNGALDFIEKPFRGSEIVARLDEAIEAYARRQAENSASRIATLHFPGREPLTRREREVLEQFTAGASNKEAGRHLGISPRTIEDHRANIMKKLGARNAADLVRIVMTTQRQGQI; translated from the coding sequence ATGGCTGAGAAAGTCCCCTCCCGTGGGGAGATCTTCGTCGTCGACGACGACCCTGCCGTTCGCGACACGCTATCGATGGTCCTGACGGCAGGCGGCTATCAGGTCATCTGTTTCGCCGATGGCGCCGCCCTGCTGGCGATTGCGCGAACGCGGACGCCAGCCTGCATCCTGCTCGATGTGCATATCCCCGGTAAGTCCGGTCTCGATATTCTGAGAGAGCTGCATGGTGAGGATTACCCTGCGCCGATCTTCATGATCTCCGGGCAGGGCGACATCGCCATGGCGGTCAGCGCCATCAAGAACGGCGCGCTGGACTTCATCGAAAAGCCGTTTCGCGGCAGCGAAATCGTGGCGCGGCTCGATGAGGCGATCGAGGCCTATGCTCGCCGGCAGGCGGAGAATTCGGCATCTCGAATCGCGACCCTGCATTTTCCGGGACGCGAACCGCTCACGCGGCGCGAACGCGAGGTGCTGGAACAGTTCACCGCCGGCGCTTCCAACAAGGAAGCGGGACGGCATCTCGGAATCAGCCCGCGCACGATCGAGGATCACCGCGCCAATATCATGAAGAAGCTCGGCGCGCGGAATGCGGCCGACCTTGTCCGGATCGTAATGACCACCCAGCGTCAGGGCCAAATCTGA
- a CDS encoding PilZ domain-containing protein — MTEEGKGAERVTFSRGYDVCLMAIDGTWRRDCQLNAISDTDATLTVEGSIQGLNLKEFFLLLSSTGLAYRRCELVRVNGTEMDIRFLRGKHAKKRSGASSKAEEAMH; from the coding sequence ATGACAGAGGAGGGCAAAGGCGCCGAGCGGGTTACGTTCAGCCGGGGCTATGACGTCTGCCTCATGGCGATCGACGGGACCTGGCGCAGGGACTGCCAGCTCAACGCGATCTCGGACACCGACGCCACGCTGACCGTGGAAGGCTCCATTCAAGGCCTCAATCTCAAGGAGTTCTTCCTGCTGCTGTCGTCGACCGGCCTCGCCTATCGCCGCTGCGAGCTGGTTCGCGTCAACGGCACGGAAATGGACATCCGCTTTCTGAGAGGCAAGCACGCCAAGAAGCGGTCGGGCGCCTCGTCAAAGGCTGAAGAGGCGATGCATTAG
- a CDS encoding CheR family methyltransferase encodes MTPPDYEYLRKLLKDHSGLDLSADKQYLIESRLLPLSRKCGVPGIGELVQKMKGGSSTIIAQVVEAMTTNETFFFRDKVPFEHFRDTIMPELLKARAGRKSIRIWCAAGSTGQEPYSLAMSLKEMGATLAGWRVEIIATDLSTEVLEKSKSGVYSQFEVQRGLPIQLLVKYFKQNGELWQISPELRAMVQHRQLNLLHDFSQLGTFDVIFCRNVLIYFDQDTKINIFGRLAKAMEGDGFLVLGAAETVVGLTDVFKPFPDRRGLYRPNGARAASAQAATSMPKIAAMAGR; translated from the coding sequence GTGACCCCGCCAGACTATGAGTATCTGCGTAAGCTCCTGAAGGATCATTCCGGTCTCGACCTGTCCGCAGACAAGCAATATCTGATCGAAAGCCGCCTGCTTCCGCTGTCGCGCAAATGCGGTGTGCCGGGCATCGGCGAACTCGTGCAGAAAATGAAGGGCGGATCGTCAACGATCATCGCCCAGGTGGTCGAAGCCATGACCACCAACGAAACCTTCTTCTTCCGCGACAAGGTGCCGTTCGAACACTTCCGCGACACGATCATGCCGGAGTTGTTGAAGGCGCGCGCCGGTCGCAAGAGCATCAGAATATGGTGCGCCGCCGGCTCGACCGGCCAGGAGCCGTATTCGCTTGCCATGTCGCTGAAGGAAATGGGCGCGACGCTTGCCGGATGGCGCGTCGAAATCATCGCGACCGACCTGTCCACCGAAGTGCTCGAGAAATCGAAGTCGGGCGTCTACAGCCAGTTCGAGGTCCAGCGCGGCCTTCCGATTCAACTGCTCGTCAAATATTTCAAGCAGAACGGCGAACTCTGGCAGATCAGCCCGGAGCTGCGCGCCATGGTTCAGCACCGGCAACTGAACCTGCTGCACGATTTCTCCCAGCTCGGCACCTTTGACGTCATCTTCTGCCGTAACGTCCTGATCTATTTCGATCAGGACACCAAGATCAATATCTTTGGCCGTCTCGCCAAGGCGATGGAAGGCGATGGCTTCCTGGTGCTGGGCGCGGCGGAAACGGTTGTCGGCCTGACGGATGTCTTCAAGCCGTTCCCGGACAGGCGCGGTCTCTATCGGCCGAACGGCGCGCGTGCCGCGTCTGCGCAGGCGGCAACGTCGATGCCAAAAATCGCGGCGATGGCGGGACGGTGA
- a CDS encoding response regulator, with the protein MKTCLVVDDSSVVRKIARRILEDMDFQITEAEDGEQALEACRSAMPTAVLLDWNMPVMDGYEFLGHLRRLPGGDAPKVVFCTTENGMDHISRALHAGANEYIMKPFDKDIVAAKFQEVGLVALNEQSSV; encoded by the coding sequence ATGAAAACCTGTCTTGTGGTCGATGACTCCAGCGTCGTGCGAAAGATCGCGCGCCGTATCCTGGAAGATATGGACTTCCAGATCACCGAGGCCGAGGACGGTGAGCAGGCACTCGAGGCCTGCAGGAGCGCCATGCCTACGGCGGTTTTGCTCGACTGGAACATGCCGGTCATGGACGGCTACGAATTCCTCGGCCATCTGCGCCGCCTGCCCGGCGGCGATGCGCCCAAGGTGGTGTTCTGCACCACCGAGAACGGCATGGATCATATCTCGCGTGCGCTGCATGCCGGCGCCAACGAATACATCATGAAGCCGTTCGACAAGGACATCGTCGCCGCAAAATTCCAGGAAGTCGGTCTGGTCGCGCTTAACGAACAGAGCTCGGTCTAA
- a CDS encoding chemotaxis protein CheW, with amino-acid sequence MTTKTETIEGTVAEYVTAVIGGQLFGLPISRVQDVFMPERLTRVPLASSEIAGVLNLRGRIVTVVDMRARLGLPKNDDGKPPMAVGVDLRGESYGLLIDQIGEVLKLHDNGREENPVNLDPRMAKLAGGVHRLDGQLMVVLDVDRVLEIVPKTTLPA; translated from the coding sequence ATGACAACCAAGACCGAGACCATCGAGGGCACCGTGGCCGAATACGTCACCGCCGTGATCGGCGGGCAATTGTTCGGCCTGCCGATCTCGCGGGTGCAGGACGTGTTCATGCCGGAACGGCTGACGCGGGTGCCGCTGGCCTCCAGCGAGATCGCCGGCGTGCTCAACCTGCGCGGCCGCATCGTCACCGTGGTCGACATGCGCGCCCGCCTGGGCCTGCCGAAGAACGACGACGGCAAGCCGCCGATGGCGGTCGGCGTCGATCTGCGCGGCGAGTCCTACGGCCTTTTGATCGACCAGATCGGCGAGGTCTTGAAACTTCACGACAACGGCCGCGAGGAAAACCCCGTCAATCTCGACCCCCGCATGGCCAAGCTGGCCGGCGGCGTTCACCGTCTCGACGGCCAGCTCATGGTCGTCCTCGACGTCGATCGCGTTCTCGAAATCGTGCCGAAAACAACCCTCCCAGCGTAG
- a CDS encoding hybrid sensor histidine kinase/response regulator: protein MDDLLREFLTETSESLDTVDNQLVRFEQDPSDAKILDNIFRLVHTIKGTCGFLGLPRLEALAHAGETLMGKFRDGMPVKAEAVTLILSSIDRIKEILAGLEATETEPEGTDEDLIEQLHAMAEGAKHAAAEAPAQPAPVPVVAAPPVQPAMTAGTLVDQVLERPLRPGEVSLDDLERAFRETATEVAPAAPKPAPAAKQASPEPEAVPAAKEVKAKPARKPVAMDADVQEADKIANQSIRVNVDTLEHLMTMVSELVLTRNQLLEISRRNEDTEFKVPLQRLSNVTAELQEGVMKTRMQPIGNAWQKLPRIVRDLSGELGKQIELEMHGADTELDRQVLDLIKDPLTHMVRNSADHGLETPAERLASGKGEQGTIRLSAYHEGGHIIICIADNGRGLNTERIKAKALQNGLVTEAELEKMTEAQIHKFIFAPGFSTAAAVTSVSGRGVGMDVVRTNIDQIGGTIDIKSVAGEGSSVTIKIPLTLAIVSALIVEAAGDRFAIPQLSVVELVRARANSEHRIERIKDTAVLRLRNKLLPLMHLKKLLKIDDGSSSDPENGFIVVTQVGSQTFGIVVDGVFHTEEIVVKPMSTKLRHIDMFSGNTILGDGAVIMIIDPNGIAKALGASGASAHEMADEASAAHAIGGEQLTSLLVFRAGSSQPKAVPLGLVTRLEEIATDKIELSNGRYMVQYREQLMPLVQMKGVTVQTTGSQPILVFADDGRSMGLVVDEIIDIVEERLHIEVAGQQDGILGSAVIKGQATEVIDVGHFLPMAFADWFSRKEMRESSTARSVLLVDDSAFFRNMLAPVLKAAGYKVRVAVNAQEGLAALRSNQTYDVVLTDIEMPDMNGFEFAETIRADNNLSTMPIIALSSLVSPAAIERGRQAGFHDYVAKFDRPGLIAALKEQTAEVRNAA from the coding sequence ATGGACGACCTGTTGCGGGAGTTCCTGACGGAGACCAGCGAGAGCCTGGATACGGTCGACAATCAGTTGGTGCGGTTCGAGCAGGACCCGAGCGACGCGAAGATCCTGGATAACATCTTTCGCCTGGTCCACACCATCAAGGGCACCTGCGGCTTCCTGGGGTTGCCGCGGCTGGAAGCGCTGGCCCATGCCGGCGAGACGCTGATGGGCAAATTCCGCGACGGCATGCCGGTCAAGGCCGAAGCCGTGACGCTGATCCTGTCCTCGATCGACCGCATCAAGGAAATCCTCGCCGGCCTGGAAGCCACCGAGACCGAGCCCGAAGGCACTGACGAGGACCTGATCGAGCAGCTGCATGCGATGGCCGAAGGCGCCAAGCATGCGGCGGCCGAAGCGCCCGCTCAACCCGCGCCTGTCCCCGTGGTGGCCGCACCGCCGGTGCAGCCCGCAATGACGGCGGGCACGCTGGTGGACCAGGTGCTGGAACGTCCTTTGCGTCCCGGCGAAGTCTCGCTCGACGACCTCGAACGCGCCTTCCGCGAGACCGCCACCGAAGTCGCCCCGGCCGCACCCAAGCCGGCGCCCGCCGCCAAACAGGCTTCCCCTGAACCCGAGGCGGTGCCGGCCGCAAAGGAAGTAAAGGCCAAACCCGCCCGGAAGCCCGTTGCCATGGATGCCGACGTCCAGGAAGCCGACAAGATCGCCAACCAGTCGATCCGCGTCAACGTCGACACGCTCGAACATCTGATGACCATGGTCTCCGAGCTGGTCTTGACCCGCAACCAGCTGCTGGAGATCTCCCGCCGCAACGAGGACACCGAGTTCAAGGTGCCGCTGCAGCGACTCTCCAACGTCACCGCCGAGCTGCAGGAAGGCGTCATGAAGACGCGGATGCAGCCGATCGGCAATGCCTGGCAGAAGCTGCCGCGCATCGTCCGCGACCTCTCCGGCGAACTCGGCAAGCAGATCGAGCTCGAGATGCACGGCGCCGACACCGAGCTCGACCGCCAGGTGCTCGACCTGATCAAGGATCCGTTGACGCACATGGTGCGCAACTCCGCCGACCACGGCCTGGAGACCCCGGCCGAGCGGCTGGCCTCCGGCAAGGGCGAGCAGGGCACCATCAGGCTTTCGGCCTATCACGAGGGCGGCCACATCATCATCTGCATCGCGGATAATGGCCGCGGGCTCAACACCGAGCGGATCAAGGCCAAGGCGCTGCAGAACGGTCTCGTCACCGAGGCCGAGCTGGAGAAGATGACCGAAGCCCAGATCCACAAGTTCATCTTCGCTCCGGGCTTCTCCACCGCGGCTGCCGTCACCTCGGTCTCCGGCCGCGGCGTCGGCATGGACGTGGTGCGCACCAATATCGACCAGATCGGCGGCACCATCGACATCAAGTCGGTGGCCGGCGAGGGCTCTTCCGTCACCATCAAGATCCCGCTGACCTTGGCCATCGTCTCGGCCCTGATCGTGGAGGCCGCCGGCGACCGCTTTGCGATCCCGCAGCTCTCCGTGGTCGAGCTGGTGCGGGCGCGCGCCAACTCCGAACACCGCATCGAGCGCATCAAGGACACCGCGGTCCTCAGGTTGCGCAACAAGCTGTTGCCGCTGATGCACCTGAAGAAGCTGCTGAAGATCGACGACGGTTCGTCAAGCGATCCCGAGAACGGCTTCATCGTGGTGACGCAGGTCGGCAGCCAGACCTTTGGCATCGTGGTCGACGGCGTGTTCCACACCGAAGAAATCGTGGTCAAGCCGATGTCGACCAAGCTGCGGCACATCGACATGTTCTCCGGCAACACCATTCTGGGCGATGGCGCCGTCATCATGATCATCGATCCCAACGGCATCGCCAAGGCGCTCGGCGCCTCCGGCGCCTCGGCCCATGAGATGGCCGACGAGGCTTCCGCGGCACATGCGATCGGCGGCGAGCAGCTCACCTCGCTCTTGGTGTTCCGCGCCGGTTCCAGCCAGCCCAAGGCGGTCCCGCTCGGGCTCGTCACCCGGCTGGAGGAGATCGCCACCGACAAGATCGAGCTCTCAAACGGCCGCTACATGGTGCAGTACCGCGAGCAATTGATGCCGCTGGTGCAGATGAAGGGGGTCACCGTCCAGACCACAGGCTCGCAGCCGATCCTGGTGTTCGCCGACGACGGCCGCTCGATGGGGCTCGTGGTCGACGAGATCATCGACATCGTCGAGGAGCGGCTGCACATCGAGGTCGCCGGCCAGCAGGACGGCATCCTGGGGTCGGCCGTGATCAAGGGCCAGGCCACCGAAGTGATCGACGTCGGCCACTTCCTGCCGATGGCGTTTGCCGACTGGTTCTCGCGCAAGGAGATGCGGGAATCTTCGACGGCGCGATCGGTGCTGCTGGTCGACGACTCAGCGTTCTTCCGCAACATGCTGGCGCCGGTCCTGAAGGCCGCCGGCTACAAGGTGCGGGTCGCCGTCAACGCGCAGGAGGGGCTCGCCGCGCTGCGTTCGAACCAGACCTACGATGTGGTGCTGACCGACATCGAAATGCCGGACATGAACGGCTTCGAGTTTGCCGAGACGATCCGCGCCGACAACAATCTGAGCACGATGCCGATCATCGCGCTGTCCTCGCTGGTATCGCCGGCGGCGATCGAGCGCGGGCGGCAGGCCGGCTTCCACGATTACGTCGCCAAGTTCGACCGTCCCGGCCTGATCGCGGCGCTGAAGGAACAGACCGCCGAGGTCAGGAACGCGGCCTAA
- the flbT gene encoding flagellar biosynthesis repressor FlbT: MPLRVELKPFERIVIGETVLVNSGTRTSFLIDGDAPILRERDTITAETANTPAKRLYLCLQTMYLKNDIPRYRTAYQGFLRELRETNPGARVTIDAANAHVAAGALYKALKEIRKLVKREDELLAA, from the coding sequence GTGCCGCTACGTGTTGAGCTGAAGCCATTTGAACGGATCGTGATCGGCGAAACTGTTCTCGTCAATTCCGGCACGCGCACCTCATTCCTGATCGACGGCGACGCGCCGATACTGCGCGAGCGAGACACCATCACGGCCGAGACCGCCAACACGCCGGCCAAGCGTCTCTATCTCTGCCTTCAGACCATGTATCTGAAAAACGACATTCCGCGTTACCGGACCGCCTATCAAGGCTTCCTGCGCGAGCTGCGCGAGACCAATCCGGGCGCTCGCGTCACGATCGATGCCGCCAATGCCCATGTTGCCGCGGGCGCGCTCTACAAGGCGCTCAAGGAAATCAGGAAGCTGGTGAAGCGCGAAGACGAGCTGCTTGCAGCCTGA